The following coding sequences are from one Campylobacter sp. RM16187 window:
- a CDS encoding 4Fe-4S single cluster domain-containing protein: MLNIASIRECTIAEGPGKRMAIWTQGCLKRCKNCCNPHMQALKKREFIQTHNLIEKIEKSRKVNGIEGVTLLGGEPIIQSKGLSKVAKWCKQNNLSVLLFSGYTLQEMQLMNMEGLAELLEYTDVLIDGEYIDDLYNEDYGIVGSSNQKIHFLTNFYTLSDFKNEIKVDIIIGKDNISMNGWVINL, translated from the coding sequence ATGTTAAATATAGCTAGTATCCGCGAGTGCACAATTGCTGAAGGACCAGGGAAACGTATGGCAATATGGACTCAAGGATGCTTAAAACGATGCAAAAATTGTTGTAATCCGCATATGCAAGCACTAAAAAAACGAGAATTTATACAAACCCATAACTTAATAGAAAAAATTGAAAAATCTCGCAAAGTAAACGGTATAGAAGGTGTTACTCTTTTGGGCGGTGAGCCGATTATACAATCAAAAGGACTGTCAAAAGTCGCAAAATGGTGCAAACAAAATAACCTTAGCGTGCTTCTTTTTAGCGGTTATACATTACAAGAAATGCAGTTAATGAATATGGAAGGTTTGGCGGAGTTACTAGAATACACAGACGTACTTATAGATGGCGAGTATATTGACGACTTATATAATGAAGATTACGGTATAGTTGGCTCTAGCAATCAAAAAATTCACTTTTTGACAAATTTTTATACCTTAAGCGATTTTAAAAATGAAATTAAAGTAGATATTATAATAGGGAAAGATAATATTAGCATGAATGGTTGGGTAATAAATTTGTAA
- a CDS encoding AAA family ATPase, whose protein sequence is MSEWIKKFERDSNLKSAILLNGNTSDIIKGKTGKYVNNIDFIIHMLNDNFSNVILWDRISGISKLSKISGGFYDSIQDNLDDDEENYDIGEDNKNNNNNNNTGKYKDINEFFGFMLQKINSKTCFILDYSDYIFSSNSSMSDQEKQWLAILKKSINENAIYDLLNTDMIRQGCLIVILTQKLATIPSSFYVGDPNISTITMPMPSRSKRYEFIEYIEPMIEFEPMLDKPKLNDFIDALDGFSLKDIAQIIKLSKLSKSKLSYEKTINLYKYGESKSPWEDLNRDKLFNIQEILKERVKGQNEAIEKVESVIIRAFTGFSGLQHSTKIKKPKGVLFFVGPTGVGNTELAKSLANFLFGDETACIRFDMSEFNHEHSDQRLVGAPPGYVGYEEGGQLTNAIKAKPFSVLLFDEIEKAHGKILDKFLQILEDGRLTDGKGETVSFAESVIIFTSNIGASDTVNSDNEKEVKRQFLEKVKEHFIVTLKRPELLNRIGDNNIVPFNFINSDIFLIEIAKSKFEKIKQFVKEKYKTSDIKFDDEEKTYKILASKVDKNSGGRGVLNMLESHIVNPLSEFVFENFDSLSGREITIKIENEKFGTFEFELN, encoded by the coding sequence ATGAGCGAATGGATAAAAAAATTTGAACGAGATAGTAATCTTAAAAGCGCTATCTTGCTCAACGGCAATACTTCTGATATAATCAAAGGCAAAACCGGTAAATATGTAAACAATATTGATTTCATAATTCATATGCTTAATGATAATTTTAGTAATGTTATCCTCTGGGATAGGATTAGCGGCATAAGCAAATTGTCTAAAATTAGTGGCGGGTTTTATGATTCCATTCAAGACAACCTAGATGATGACGAGGAAAATTATGATATAGGAGAAGATAATAAGAACAATAATAATAATAATAATACTGGAAAATACAAAGATATAAATGAATTTTTTGGCTTTATGTTGCAAAAAATAAATTCAAAAACTTGTTTTATCCTAGACTATTCCGATTACATTTTTAGCTCAAATTCTAGTATGAGCGATCAAGAAAAGCAGTGGCTTGCTATACTCAAAAAGAGCATAAATGAAAACGCAATATACGATCTTTTAAATACAGATATGATAAGACAAGGTTGTCTGATAGTAATTTTAACGCAAAAACTAGCAACAATCCCATCATCTTTTTATGTAGGCGATCCAAACATAAGTACCATTACTATGCCTATGCCATCTCGCTCTAAACGATATGAATTTATTGAATACATAGAACCCATGATTGAATTTGAACCAATGCTAGATAAGCCGAAACTAAACGACTTTATAGATGCACTTGACGGCTTTAGCCTAAAAGATATCGCACAAATCATAAAACTATCTAAACTTTCAAAGTCTAAACTAAGTTATGAAAAAACGATAAATTTATATAAGTACGGTGAGAGTAAAAGCCCTTGGGAGGATCTCAATAGAGACAAACTATTCAATATACAAGAAATTTTAAAAGAGCGAGTAAAGGGGCAGAATGAAGCGATAGAAAAAGTGGAAAGCGTTATTATTAGAGCTTTTACAGGCTTTTCAGGCTTGCAACACTCGACAAAAATCAAAAAGCCAAAAGGTGTACTATTTTTTGTAGGCCCTACTGGCGTTGGTAATACTGAGCTTGCAAAGTCATTGGCGAATTTTTTATTTGGCGATGAAACTGCTTGCATACGTTTTGATATGTCAGAATTTAACCATGAACATAGTGACCAAAGGTTAGTTGGAGCACCTCCTGGATATGTAGGCTACGAAGAAGGAGGACAGCTAACAAATGCAATCAAGGCAAAACCTTTTAGTGTACTGCTTTTTGATGAGATAGAAAAAGCACATGGCAAAATTTTAGATAAATTTTTACAAATTTTAGAAGACGGCAGACTAACAGATGGCAAAGGTGAGACCGTATCGTTTGCTGAGTCTGTTATTATTTTCACCTCAAATATCGGTGCTTCAGATACTGTAAATTCTGATAACGAAAAAGAGGTAAAAAGACAATTTTTAGAAAAAGTCAAAGAGCATTTTATAGTGACTTTAAAACGGCCAGAGCTTCTTAATAGGATAGGCGATAACAATATCGTGCCATTTAACTTCATCAACAGCGATATTTTTTTGATTGAAATAGCCAAGTCCAAATTTGAAAAAATAAAACAATTTGTAAAAGAAAAATATAAAACTAGCGATATTAAATTTGACGATGAAGAGAAAACATATAAGATTTTAGCGTCAAAAGTTGATAAAAATAGTGGTGGAAGAGGTGTACTAAATATGCTAGAAAGCCACATAGTCAATCCATTATCAGAATTTGTGTTTGAAAATTTTGATTCACTTAGTGGGCGTGAAATAACAATAAAAATAGAAAATGAAAAATTTGGCACATTTGAATTTGAGCTTAACTAA
- a CDS encoding AAA family ATPase, translating into MVKCSFNNFKAFGKHPQKFSSKPITLVYGPNSSGKSSFLHSIIYREHLLNNGNTDLQKTGLGGDEIDFGGFKNFIHKHNTKNILRYTYEFMDKETIQYILYYKYTDCFSELNNEFNSESFLEKINPRILFDIIKEKDGLKKLLKDNKNLQITAAINVEELHSIISNSYGIEKIEIEIRTGIDHNYAFYKKDIVIIINSEEYAHLRSFYDNADDVPKNLKTIDRTFLKDRFLIKLNKNHPFVKTVKENINYNESYDTEPNLYNQDKMDDRGYYLWSLDELKYKNIYSVLKEFDKSKGIDVLLGDIALCIFEGFNGYRFKQTIQYYSPLRFYPERKDLIFDNFSNHRDDYKPNSSKDIWGKIVHDEYARKKLNAWLYDEKKLKSSYKIEVEKFYKFKDIKDVPNIQYPDIQELKFLDLRTGVFVSPRDMGLGISQSLPILASCFTLYDSSIFIEQPELHLHPAVQCEIADEFIKSKNNNRNDFFIETHSEHILLRIMRRLRYSSEGKINKGDELYITPEDICLLYVDNNGEDTYIKELELDVDGTLLDPWPNGFFEEGYKERFE; encoded by the coding sequence ATGGTAAAGTGTAGTTTTAATAACTTTAAGGCATTTGGCAAACATCCACAGAAATTCTCAAGCAAACCTATCACTTTAGTATATGGACCTAATAGCTCAGGCAAATCTAGTTTTTTACACTCTATTATATACAGAGAGCATCTTTTGAATAATGGCAATACTGATTTACAAAAAACAGGTTTGGGAGGTGACGAAATAGACTTTGGAGGGTTTAAAAATTTTATCCATAAGCATAATACAAAAAACATATTAAGATATACATACGAGTTCATGGATAAAGAAACTATACAGTATATTTTATACTATAAATATACTGATTGTTTTTCTGAATTAAACAATGAATTTAATAGTGAGAGTTTTTTAGAAAAGATAAATCCTAGGATTTTATTTGATATTATAAAAGAAAAAGATGGGCTTAAAAAACTATTAAAAGATAACAAAAACTTACAAATAACTGCCGCAATTAATGTAGAAGAATTACACAGCATAATAAGCAATAGCTACGGCATAGAAAAAATAGAAATAGAAATTCGTACCGGGATAGATCACAATTACGCATTTTACAAAAAAGATATAGTTATAATTATCAACTCTGAAGAATATGCACATTTAAGATCTTTTTATGATAATGCGGATGATGTCCCAAAAAATCTTAAAACAATAGACAGAACATTTTTAAAAGATCGCTTCTTGATAAAACTTAACAAAAATCACCCTTTTGTAAAAACAGTAAAAGAAAATATAAACTACAATGAGTCCTATGATACAGAACCAAATCTTTACAATCAAGATAAAATGGATGACAGAGGATACTATTTGTGGTCACTTGATGAATTAAAATATAAAAACATATATAGCGTTCTGAAGGAATTTGATAAAAGCAAAGGAATTGATGTCTTGCTTGGAGATATTGCACTTTGTATATTTGAAGGTTTTAACGGTTATAGATTTAAACAAACAATACAATATTATTCACCGCTTAGATTCTATCCCGAAAGGAAAGATCTTATATTTGATAATTTTAGCAACCATAGGGATGACTACAAGCCAAATTCAAGTAAGGACATATGGGGAAAAATCGTACACGATGAATATGCTAGAAAAAAACTGAATGCATGGTTATATGATGAAAAAAAACTTAAATCAAGTTATAAAATAGAAGTTGAAAAATTTTATAAATTTAAAGATATTAAAGATGTTCCAAATATACAATATCCAGATATCCAAGAATTAAAATTTCTTGATTTAAGAACTGGTGTATTTGTATCGCCACGAGATATGGGTCTTGGAATATCGCAGTCATTACCTATACTAGCAAGTTGCTTTACTCTTTATGATAGCAGTATTTTTATAGAGCAACCAGAGCTTCATTTACATCCAGCCGTTCAATGTGAAATAGCAGACGAGTTTATAAAATCAAAAAATAACAATAGAAATGATTTTTTCATAGAAACTCATAGCGAACACATATTGCTTAGAATTATGAGAAGGCTAAGATACTCTAGTGAAGGAAAAATCAATAAAGGCGATGAGCTATACATAACTCCTGAGGACATATGCTTGCTTTATGTTGATAATAATGGAGAAGATACATAT